In Nocardioides daphniae, the DNA window CACCGGCGAGGACCAGATCACCGCGCTGGCCGGCTCCACCCGCCTCGAGGCGAAGAAGCAGCGGCGCCGCGAGGGCCGCGAGGCCGGTCGCCGTCGCGCCCCGATCGTGAGCGAGGCCGAGTTCCTGGCCCGGCGCGAGGCCGTCGATCGCGTCATGGTGATCCGCCAGAAGAAGGACCTCACCCAGATCGCCGTCCTCGAGGACAAGGTCCTCGTCGAGCACTACGTCGCCCGCGAGGCGCAGACGTCGCTGATCGGCAACGTCTACCTGGGCCGCGTGCAGAACGTGCTTCCCTCGATGGAGGCCGCCTTCATCGACATCGGCAAGGGCCGCAACGCGGTGCTCTACGCCGGTGAGGTCAACTGGTCGGCCCTCGGCCACAAGGACGGCCAGGCGCGCAAGATCGAGTCCGTGCTCAGCCCGGGACAGCCCGTCCTGGTGCAGGTCACCAAGGACCCGATCGGCCACAAGGGCGCCCGCCTCACCAGCCAGGTCTCCCTGGCCGGTCGCTTCCTGGTCTACGTGCCGGACGGCACCACCTCGGGCATCTCCCGCAAGCTCCCCGACACCGAGCGCAACCGTCTCAAGACGCTGCTCAAGGAGATCGTCCCGGACAGCGCCGGCGTCATCGTGCGTACGGCTGCCGAGGGTGCCAGCGAGGAGGAGCTGACCCGCGACGTCGAGCGGCTCAAGGCCCGCTGGGAGGACATCGAGTCCAAGGCCCGCGGCAACGCGCCGCAGCTGCTCTACGGAGAGCCCGACCTGACGCTGAAGGTCGTCCGCGACCTCTTCACCGAGGACTTCTCCAAGCTCGTCATCGAGGGTGACGACGCCTGGGAGACCGTCTCCTCCTACGTCGAGCACGTCGCTCCCGACCTCGCCGACCGCGTCGAGAAGTACGCCCCGGCAGACGCCGCCTCGGCGATCCAGGGCGACGTCTTCGCGACGTACCGCATCGACGAGCAGATCGCGAAGGGCCTCGACCGCAAGGTCTGGCTCCCCTCGGGTGGCTCGCTGGTCATCGACCGCACCGAGGCGATGACCGTCGTCGACGTCAACACCGGCAAGTTCACCGGCTCCGGGGGCAACCTCGAGGAGACGGTGACCAAGAACAACCTCGAGGCCGCCGAGGAGATCGTCCGCCAGCTCCGGCTGCGCGACATCGGCGGCATCATCGTCGTCGACTTCATCGACATGGTCCTCGAGTCCAACCGTGACCTGGTGGTGCGCCGCCTCGTCGAGTGCCTGGGCCGTGACCGGACCCGGCACCAGGTCGCCGAGGTCACGTCGCTCGGCCTCGTCCAGATGACGCGCAAGCGCATCGGCACGGGCCTGCTGGAGTCGTTCTCGACCGACTGCGAGCACTGCAACGGCCGCGGCGTCGTGACGCACGCGCACCCGATCGAGTCGAAGTCCGGCGGCAGCTCCTCCGACGACGAGGGCCGCCGTGGCCGCGGTCGCCGGGGCCGGGGCCGCGACAACGACAAGCATTCCGAGAAGCAGGGCGACCAGTCCTCCGACAAGCAGCAGTCCGACAAGCAGCAGTCCGACAAGCAGTCGGAGAAGCAGTCCGACCAGCGTCCGGAGAAGCAGGACGGCCAGGAGAAGCAGTCCGGACGCAGCCGAGGCCGCGACCGTGACCGTGACCGCCAGCCGGCCGCGGCCGGGGCGCCCTCACCGAAGGACGTCGCCGCCATGGCGCGCCACGAGGAGGCCACTGCCGCCGACGAGGCTGCCCAGTCCACGGAACAGGCTCCTGCCGAGGTGAAGGCACCCGAGGTGGGGCTGTCCCAGAGCTCCGAGGCTCCCGAGAAGCCGGTCGAGCGTGCTCCTGAGAAGGTGGCCGAACCGGAGACGGTCGAGGCGGCCGATCCGACCGCCGACGCCGCCCCCAAGGTCGTCACGCGTACGCGGCGCGGTGCGTCGCGTCGTACGGCCATCACCACCGCGACCTCGACGGCGATCGTCGTCACCGCCGACCCCACTCCCGCCGCCGTCGAGACCGCCCCTGAGCCGGTCTCGGAGGAGGCACGGCCCAAGGTCGTCACCCGCACCCGTGGACGCGCTGCGGCGCGCCCTGCGGGCCCGCCCAGCGACGACGCCAGCACCGGCGCCGGCGCGGACGGAGCGGCGGAGGACGCCGGCGCGGAGTCGTCGGTGGAGCACGTCCCCGTGAAGAAGAAGGGGACGCGCAAGCGTTGACGGAGGCTGGGTGGGCCCTCCCGGGTCCGCGCGGCAGCGCTCGTTTTGCACTGCCGCACCAGCCCCCGTAGTATTGACCCTCGGTGTTCGAAGCACCTCCCTGCGTGTTGCGCAGGCTGTTGATCCAACGGCCGCGAGACGTGGGCGCCCTGAGTTTTGGAAGTTGTTGACGGGACCTTCTGGTCCGACGAGGAGAGTGAGTCGCGGTGTACGCGATCGTGCGCAGTGGCAGCAAGCAGCAGAAGGTTGTTGTTGGCGATGTCATCGAGATCGACAAGGTCGAGACCGCCGTCGGCGAGTCCGTCTCCCTTCCCGTCGTGATGGTGGTGGACGGCGAGTCCGTCACCGCCACCGGTCTGGACAAGGCCTCCGTGGCCGCTGAGGTCCTCGGCGGCACCAAGGGTCCGAAGATCGTGATCCAGAAGTACAAGAACAAGACCGGCTACAAGAAGCGCCAGGGTCACCGTCAGAAGTACACCCAGGTCAAGGTCACCGCAATCAACGTCTGACGCGTCTGCGCCAGTAACACCCCGAAGGACTGAGTAATGGCACACAAGAAGGGTGCGGCCTCCACCAAGAACGGTCGCGACTCCAACGCACAGCGCCTCGGCGTGAAGCGCTACGGCGGTCAGCTCGTCAACGCCGGCGAGATCATCGTCCGCCAGCGTGGCACCCACTTCCACCCGGGTGCCGGCGTCGGCCGCGGTGGCGACGACACGCTGTTCGCGCTGGTCGCGGGCGCCGTGGAGTTCGGCACCAAGCGTGGTCGCAAGGTCGTCAACATCGTCTCCGGCGAGTGATCTGACGCTTCACCACACCAAGACATCAGGCGAAGGGCGCTCCTAGAATCAGGGCGCCCTTCGGCGTTCGCACCACCCCTGCAGCACTTCGCAGCACCTTTCCCCAGGAGAACCCCATGGCCGTCCCCACTTTCGTCGATCGGGTGACGTTGCACGTCGCCGCTGGTCGCGGCGGCCACGGTGTCGCCTCCGTCCATCGGGAGAAGTTCAAGCCCCTCGGCGGCCCCGACGGCGGCAACGGAGGTCCGGGTGGATCGGTGATCCTCCGCGTCGACCCCGACGTCACCACGCTGATCGACTACCACCACAGCCCGAAGCGCAGCGCGCAGAACGGCGCCGGCGGTGCCGGTGCCCACCGCAACGGCGCGCACGGCGCCGACCTGGTGCTGCCGGTGCCCGACGGCACCGTCGTCACCGACATGCAGGGCAACGTGCTGGCCGACCTCGTGGGCCCCGGCACCGAGATGGTCGTGGCCCAGGGTGGCCGCGGTGGTCTCGGCAACGCTGCGCTGGCCTCGGCCAAGCGCAAGGCTCCCGGCTTCGCGCTGCTCGGTGAGCCGGGCGAGGAGCTGCAGATCGGCCTCGAGCTCAAGGTCGTCGCCGACATCGGCCTGGTGGGCTACCCCAGCGCCGGCAAGTCGTCGCTGATCGCCGCGATCTCGCGGGCCCGCCCCAAGATCGCCAACTACCCCTTCACCACCCTGGTGCCCAACCTCGGCGTGGTCCGCGCCGGCGACACCGTCTTCACGGTCGCCGACGTGCCCGGCCTGATCGAGGGCGCGGCCGACGGGCGCGGCCTGGGCCACGACTTCCTGCGCCACATCGAGCGCTGCGCGGCGATCGTGCACGTGGTCGACACCGCGTCGATCGAGCCGGGTCGCAACCCGGTCGACGACCTCGCCGCCATGGAGCACGAGTTGGCCCGTTACGGCGGCCTCGAGGACCGTCCGCGCCTGGTCGCCCTCAACAAGGTCGACGTGCCCGACGGTGCCGAGATCGCCGAGATGGTGATCGACGACCTGCGCAAGGAGGGCCACCTGGTCTTCCCGATCTCCGCGGCCAGCGGCCAGGGCACCAAGGAGCTCATCTTCGCGATGGCCGAGATCGTCCAGCGTTCGCGCGCGGAGAAGCCGGTCGTCGAGGCGCAGCGCATCGTGCTGCGGCCCCCGGCCATCGCCGGTGGCGGCGACTTCGAGGTCGTGCGCGAGGGCGACACGTGGCGCGTGCGCGGCGAGAAGCCCGAGCGCTGGGTCCGCCAGACCGACTTCTCCAACGAGGAGGCCGTGGGCTACCTGGCCGACCGCCTCAACCGTCTCGGCATCGAGGAGACGCTCGTCAAGAAAGGGGCCGAGGAGGGCGACGCCGTCGTCATCGGTCCCGTCGACAACTCCGTCGTCTTCGACTTCAAGCCGTCCATCGAGGCCGGGGCCGAGATGCTTGGCCGTCGCGGCGAGGACCAGCGCCTGCGCGAGGACCGTCCCGCGGCCCAGCGTCGTCGCGACATCCAGGAAGCCCTGCCCGACCGCGGAGAGAACGAGACGCGTGCCGACGTGGCGCGCCGTCTCGACCGCGAGATGCGCCCCGGTGTCGGCCCGATGTCCTACGAGATCGGCTCGAAGGACGACCCCGACTGGGCCGAGGACGACCCCGACGCATGAGTGGGGCGAGCAGCGCGCAGGCCGGCGGCCTGCGTGAGGACGTACGCAGCGCCAAGCGCGTCGTGGTCAAGATCGGTTCCTCGTCGCTGACCACCAACGGCGGAGGGCTCGAGCCCGACCGCATCGCCGAGCTGGTCGACGTGCTCGCAGCCGTCCGCGCCCGCGGCGCCGAGGTCGTGCTGGTCTCCTCCGGCGCCATCGCTGCCGGCCTGACCCCGCTGGGCCTGGCCACCCGCCCGAGCGCACTGGCGCTGCAGCAGGCGGCCGCCTCGGTCGGCCAGGGACTGCTGGTGCACCACTACCAGCAGCAGTTCGCGCGCCACTCGATCACCACCGGCCAGGTGCTGCTCACCGTCGACGACGTGATCCGCCGCGCCTCCTACCGCAACGCCCACCAGACCATCTCGGCGCTCCTCGACCTGGGTGTGGTGCCGGTTGTCAACGAGAACGACACCGTCGCCACCTCCGAGATCCGCTTCGGGGCGACAACGACCGGCTCGCCGCGCTGGTCGCGCACCTGGTGCACGCCGACCTGCTGGTGCTGCTCTCCGACGTCGACGCCCTCTACGACGGACCGCCCAGCCGCCCCGGCGTACGACGCCTGCGCGACGTCCGCTCCGACGCCGACCTCGACGGCGTCGAGATCGGCTCCGTCGGCTCCGCGGTGGGCACGGGCGGCATGGTCACCAAGGTCGAGGCCGCCCGGATCGCCACCGGCGCCGGGATCCCCGTCGTGCTGACCTCGGCCGCCAACGCGGGTGCCGCGCTGGCCGGCGAGGAGGTCGGCACGCTCTTCCACGCGACCGGTCGCCGCCGGCCGATCCGCCATCTCTGGCTGGCCCACGCCACCGAGGGCAAGGGCAGCCTGGTGCTGGACGCCGGAGCGGTGCGTGCCGTCGTCGAGCGCGGCGCCTCCCTGCTGGCCGCGGGCGTCACCCATGTCGAGGGCAGCTTCGTCGCCGGTGACCCGATCGACCTGGCCGGTCCTGACGGGGTCGTCGTGGCCCGTGGGCTGGTCAACTTCGACGCCGCGGAGATCCCGGGCCTGCTGGGGCGCTCGACGGGTGACCTCAAGGAGGAGTTCGGCGACGCCTACGACCGGGCGCTGGTGCACCGTGACGACCTCGTCCTGCTCTGAGGTGGCCCACCCCGCCTGCCGTAGGCTGGTCCGGTCATGACGAGCGCCGTGCCGAGCACCACCTACCTGGACCACGCCGCGACCACCCCCATGCTGCCGGTCGCCGTGGAGGCGATGACGCGCCACCTCACCGAGGTCGGCAACGCCAACTCGCTGCACGCCGCCGGGCGGCGCGCACGCCGGGTCGTGGAGGAGAGCCGTGAGGCGATCGCGGCCGCCATCGGCTGCCGCCCGGGCGAGGTCGTCTTCACCTCCGGCGGCACCGAGGCCGATAACATGGCGCTCAAGGGCGTCCTGTGGGCCCGCAAGGCGCAGGACCCGCGCCGCACCCGCATCCTGACCACCGCGGTCGAGCACCACGCCGTGCTCGACCCGCTGGAGTGGTTGGCCAAGCGTGGCGAGGCCGAGGTCGAACTGCTGCCCGTTGACCGGGCCGGGCGTCTCGACCTCGAGGCGCTGCGTACGTCGATCGAGCGCGACCCCACCTCGGTCGCCCTGATCTCGGTGATGTGGGCCAACAACGAGGTCGGCACGCTGCAGCCGATCGACGAGGTCGTGGCGATCGCCACCGAGCACCAGATCCCCGTGCACACCGACGCCGTCCAGGCCGTCGGCGCCGTGCCCGTCGACTTCGCCGCGAGCGGCGTCGACGCCCTGACCTTCACCGGCCACAAGCTGGGCGGACCCTACGGCATCGGGGCACTGGTCGTACGCCGCGAGCTGCGCGTCGACCCGCTGCTGCACGGTGGCGGTCAGGAGCGCGGCATCCGCTCCGGCACCCTCGACCCGCCGGCGGTCGCCGGGCTCGCCGCCGCGGTGACTGCTGCGGTGGCTGCCCGCGAGGCGCACGCCGCCAAGGTCTCCGCGCTACGCGACGACCTGGTGCGACGCGTGGTCGAGGTCGTCCCCGACGCCCACCTGCACGGTGACCCGGAGCTCCGGCTGCCCGGCAACGCGCACGTGGGCTTCCCCGACTGCGAGGGCGACTCGCTGCTGATGCTGCTCGACGCCCAGGGCATCGCCTGCTCGACGGGGTCGGCCTGCTCGGCCGGCGTGCCGCAGCCCTCCCACGTGCTGCTGGCGATGGGCTGCGACCCGGTGCAGGCGCGCCACTCGCTGCGCTTCTCCTTCGGCCACACCAGCACGGCTGCCGACGTCGACGCGGTCGTCGCGGCGATCGGTCCGGCCGTGGAGCGCGCCCGCCTGGCGATGCGCAGGCCGTCGTGAGAGTTCTCGCCGCGATGTCCGGGGGAGTGGACTCCGCCGTCGCTGCCGCGCGCGCCGTCGAGGCCGGCCACGACGTGACCGGCGTCCACCTGGCGCTGTCGCGCAACCCCGCGTCCTACCGCAGCGGCGCCCGCGGTTGCTGCACGATCGAGGACTCCAACGACGCGCGGCGGGCGGCCGATGTGATCGGCATCCCGTTCTACGTGTGGGACATGTCGGACGAGTTCCACGAGGGCGTCGTCGAGGACTTCATGGACGAGTACGCCGCCGGCCGCACCCCGAACCCGTGCCTGCGCTGCAACGAAAAGATCAAGTTCGCCGCGGTGCTCGACCGGGCGCTGGCGCTGGGCTTCGACGCCGTCGCGACCGGCCACTACGCGCAGCTGCGCACCGGGGCCGACGGCCTGATCGAGATGCACCGGGCGGTCGACCACGGCAAGGACCAGTCCTACGTGCTGGGTGTGCTCACCCAGGAGCAGCTGGCCCACTCGCTCTTCCCGCTGGGGACACCTCCAAGCCGGTGGTCCGCGAGGAGGCTGCGCGTCGGGGCCTGCTGGTCGCCGACAAGCCGGACTCCCACGACATCTGCTTCGTCGCCGACGGCGACACCGCCGGCTGGCTCAAGGAGAAGCTCGGCGACCGGGCCCCCAACGACGGTGGGGACATCGTCGACGACGCCACCGGCGAGGTGCTGGGGCAGCACGCGGGGACGTACGGCTTCACGATCGGTCAGCGCAAGGGACTGCGGATCGGTCGTCCGGCGCCCGACGGCAAGCCGCGCTTCGTGCTGGACATCGAGCCCGTGTCGGGGACCGTACGCGTGGGCTCGCGCGACCGGCTGGCGGTGGACGCGATCGACGCCGACCGCGCCCGCTGGTGCGGCACCGTGCCGGAGCGCGTCGCGGGGACCGTGCAGCTGCGCGCCCACGGCGACGAGCACCGTGCGGTGGTGACCACCGACGGCGAGAAGGTGCGCGTCGAGCTGCTCGACCACGCGACCGGCATTGCGCCCGGCCAGGCGGTCGTGATCTACGACGGCAGCCGCGTCGTCGGCTCGGCGACGATCACACAGGCGCACCGGGTGACGGTGTGAGTCTGCTGCTGCCGGGCGACGAGGGCTTCGGGGCTTCCGAGACGACGTCGACCGAGGTCGTACGCACGGGGCCGCTCGCGACGGGCATCGGCTCGATGCCCGGGGGAGAGGTGCTCCAGGAGGCCGACAACGCGCGTGCCTACACGGAGGCGGTGCGCGTCGTCCTGGGTGAGCTGGAGGACGGTGCCCACCTGCCCGAGCTGCCCGGACGCGGCGCGGTCGCCGACATGGTCGGGCGCGGCCTCGCGCTGGTCGCCGGCCTCGGTGCCGACCTGCAGCCTGCCGGGTGGCGCCTGACCGGTGGACCCGGCGGGCTCGACCAGCGGCGTGCGCGGTCGCTGCTCGCTCAGGACCTCGACACCGTCGAGGAGCTGACCCAGGGCTACGAGGGCACCTTCAAGGTGCAGGTCGCCGGCCCGTGGACGTTGGCCGCGACGGTCGAGAAGCCGCGCGGCGACAAGGTGCTCTCTGACTTCGGCGCCCGACGTGACCTGGCTCAGGGGCTGGCGGAGGGCCTGCGCGACCACGTCGCTGACGTACGCCGTCGCGTGCCGTCTGCGGCTCGCCTCGTCGTGCAGGTCGACGAGCCGGCGCTGTCGGCCGTCATGCAGGCCCACGTGCCGACCGCGAGCGGCTTCGGGCGGCACCGCCGCGTCGATCCGCCCGAGGCGTCGGCGTTGCTGGCCGAGGTGCTGGGGGCGGTGACGGACGCCGGCGCCGAGCCGTGGGTGCACTCGTGTGCCGCGGACGTCCCGTGGGACCTGGTCAGCGACGCCGGAGCCGTCGGCCTGCTGGTCGACCTGGACCGGGTCGACGCCGTCGCGAT includes these proteins:
- the rplU gene encoding 50S ribosomal protein L21, which encodes MYAIVRSGSKQQKVVVGDVIEIDKVETAVGESVSLPVVMVVDGESVTATGLDKASVAAEVLGGTKGPKIVIQKYKNKTGYKKRQGHRQKYTQVKVTAINV
- the obgE gene encoding GTPase ObgE; amino-acid sequence: MAVPTFVDRVTLHVAAGRGGHGVASVHREKFKPLGGPDGGNGGPGGSVILRVDPDVTTLIDYHHSPKRSAQNGAGGAGAHRNGAHGADLVLPVPDGTVVTDMQGNVLADLVGPGTEMVVAQGGRGGLGNAALASAKRKAPGFALLGEPGEELQIGLELKVVADIGLVGYPSAGKSSLIAAISRARPKIANYPFTTLVPNLGVVRAGDTVFTVADVPGLIEGAADGRGLGHDFLRHIERCAAIVHVVDTASIEPGRNPVDDLAAMEHELARYGGLEDRPRLVALNKVDVPDGAEIAEMVIDDLRKEGHLVFPISAASGQGTKELIFAMAEIVQRSRAEKPVVEAQRIVLRPPAIAGGGDFEVVREGDTWRVRGEKPERWVRQTDFSNEEAVGYLADRLNRLGIEETLVKKGAEEGDAVVIGPVDNSVVFDFKPSIEAGAEMLGRRGEDQRLREDRPAAQRRRDIQEALPDRGENETRADVARRLDREMRPGVGPMSYEIGSKDDPDWAEDDPDA
- the rpmA gene encoding 50S ribosomal protein L27, which codes for MAHKKGAASTKNGRDSNAQRLGVKRYGGQLVNAGEIIVRQRGTHFHPGAGVGRGGDDTLFALVAGAVEFGTKRGRKVVNIVSGE
- a CDS encoding cysteine desulfurase family protein; its protein translation is MTSAVPSTTYLDHAATTPMLPVAVEAMTRHLTEVGNANSLHAAGRRARRVVEESREAIAAAIGCRPGEVVFTSGGTEADNMALKGVLWARKAQDPRRTRILTTAVEHHAVLDPLEWLAKRGEAEVELLPVDRAGRLDLEALRTSIERDPTSVALISVMWANNEVGTLQPIDEVVAIATEHQIPVHTDAVQAVGAVPVDFAASGVDALTFTGHKLGGPYGIGALVVRRELRVDPLLHGGGQERGIRSGTLDPPAVAGLAAAVTAAVAAREAHAAKVSALRDDLVRRVVEVVPDAHLHGDPELRLPGNAHVGFPDCEGDSLLMLLDAQGIACSTGSACSAGVPQPSHVLLAMGCDPVQARHSLRFSFGHTSTAADVDAVVAAIGPAVERARLAMRRPS
- a CDS encoding methionine synthase, with amino-acid sequence MSLLLPGDEGFGASETTSTEVVRTGPLATGIGSMPGGEVLQEADNARAYTEAVRVVLGELEDGAHLPELPGRGAVADMVGRGLALVAGLGADLQPAGWRLTGGPGGLDQRRARSLLAQDLDTVEELTQGYEGTFKVQVAGPWTLAATVEKPRGDKVLSDFGARRDLAQGLAEGLRDHVADVRRRVPSAARLVVQVDEPALSAVMQAHVPTASGFGRHRRVDPPEASALLAEVLGAVTDAGAEPWVHSCAADVPWDLVSDAGAVGLLVDLDRVDAVAIDHLAAHLERGGVLGLGVLPSTDPTGAIGDKAVTERVLRWLDMVGFDPEEVAPRIVVTPSCGLAGASTTWARRALSLAAATARHLS
- a CDS encoding Rne/Rng family ribonuclease codes for the protein MLDDTTPADENVTTPASAEEPQAPAAKKAPAKRAAAKKAPAKKAAAKRTTKKAAAPAAETTEAPEAAAAEPTAEPAAEAPAAGETAEAAPAKKAVAKRTRKAPAKKVAAPAEVAAPAESALPVDDQPAAAAPEADAAAEAPAEKPAKKAAAKRTAAKKTAKKAPAKKAAAAQVAPDAAAPAAEADAAPAADAAEGASDTLPLFQAPEPAKKAAAKRTRKRAVKAVEVAPEVTEEVAEEETDEAAAREVGAEAAGAETAEAADEAAEAADSAEAGDESDDNGDEDGEGTPSRRRRRRGGRRRRKSGDSSAENGDDNGDESDAEGDSSSDESGDKSADDKSDSDDSDDEGGSSSSRRRRRRRRSGDSDSGSSDDPENTVTRVRSSRTGEDQITALAGSTRLEAKKQRRREGREAGRRRAPIVSEAEFLARREAVDRVMVIRQKKDLTQIAVLEDKVLVEHYVAREAQTSLIGNVYLGRVQNVLPSMEAAFIDIGKGRNAVLYAGEVNWSALGHKDGQARKIESVLSPGQPVLVQVTKDPIGHKGARLTSQVSLAGRFLVYVPDGTTSGISRKLPDTERNRLKTLLKEIVPDSAGVIVRTAAEGASEEELTRDVERLKARWEDIESKARGNAPQLLYGEPDLTLKVVRDLFTEDFSKLVIEGDDAWETVSSYVEHVAPDLADRVEKYAPADAASAIQGDVFATYRIDEQIAKGLDRKVWLPSGGSLVIDRTEAMTVVDVNTGKFTGSGGNLEETVTKNNLEAAEEIVRQLRLRDIGGIIVVDFIDMVLESNRDLVVRRLVECLGRDRTRHQVAEVTSLGLVQMTRKRIGTGLLESFSTDCEHCNGRGVVTHAHPIESKSGGSSSDDEGRRGRGRRGRGRDNDKHSEKQGDQSSDKQQSDKQQSDKQSEKQSDQRPEKQDGQEKQSGRSRGRDRDRDRQPAAAGAPSPKDVAAMARHEEATAADEAAQSTEQAPAEVKAPEVGLSQSSEAPEKPVERAPEKVAEPETVEAADPTADAAPKVVTRTRRGASRRTAITTATSTAIVVTADPTPAAVETAPEPVSEEARPKVVTRTRGRAAARPAGPPSDDASTGAGADGAAEDAGAESSVEHVPVKKKGTRKR